From the genome of candidate division TA06 bacterium:
CAACCAAAGTAAAACCGAGCGAACAGAAATACGCCGGCAGCGAATGGAGATGCCAGCCGATTAGCATAGCGACGATCGCGCCCAAGGCAGCCATCTGGGCCAGGGCCAGATCGACGAATATGACTTCCCGCTCTATGACATGAATCCCGAAGTAGGCGTGGATTCCTGTGAGGATGAGACAGGCAATGAAAGGAAGCAGTAGTACTTCAACCATCATCTGGCCTCCTGATGGACAACCGCCTTGTATAGTGCCTCGACATTATACTCGATCAGTTTGAAGTATGTATCAATGCCTGGCAAGCCACCAGCCGACGATGGCAATATTACTAACGTTGTTCTCGTTCCATTAATAACTTTTGCCGCTGTTTTTCGGTCGAAGAATGGTTCCATTATTATTACCGGCACCTGTTCCTTGCGCAATTTCTCGTTCAGGGATGCCAGGTGCGAGGGCCCGGGCGGGATG
Proteins encoded in this window:
- a CDS encoding zinc ABC transporter substrate-binding protein; this encodes DSAYFSENRERYIQSLDSAMAAWRPKLEALAGRKVVTYHNSWPYFAARFKLNIVGFIEPKPGIPPGPSHLASLNEKLRKEQVPVIIMEPFFDRKTAAKVINGTRTTLVILPSSAGGLPGIDTYFKLIEYNVEALYKAVVHQEAR